A stretch of the Pseudomonadota bacterium genome encodes the following:
- a CDS encoding alpha/beta hydrolase — translation MTTQEQTRAASEESRDAEVWRSRPPAGASARERLLVGMPVTERRRRLIGVSTAVLEGGDGPPLILLHGPGGYAAHWMRVIPGLVATHR, via the coding sequence AGCAAACGCGTGCCGCATCAGAGGAGTCGCGAGACGCCGAGGTGTGGCGCAGCCGACCACCCGCCGGCGCAAGCGCGCGTGAACGGCTGCTCGTGGGAATGCCCGTCACGGAGCGCCGGCGGCGACTTATCGGCGTCTCGACCGCGGTGTTGGAAGGCGGCGATGGCCCGCCGCTCATCCTGCTGCATGGCCCAGGAGGTTATGCGGCGCACTGGATGCGGGTGATCCCGGGACTCGTGGCAACGCATCGC